In Synechococcus sp. UW69, a single genomic region encodes these proteins:
- a CDS encoding S1 RNA-binding domain-containing protein: MPAAGSPQPNRPKAPKPAATKPLQVMQINRREEQEQLAREAAEARAAAEAAAEKARILEERAGLAMPPKPAQQDGRTSPSTDDDARFDMGAMEGMTMADLMGAPDQQPKKEQRNQPRSVDDFDFDEEAFLAALDENAPVGTTGEVIKGTVIGIENDGVYVDIGGKAPGYMPKSEAGLGVVTNFRERFPKGLEVEVLVTREQNADGMVTISCRALELRKSWDRVKEMEKQGKVVQVIVNGFNRGGVTCDLEGLRGFIPRSQLQDGENHQELVGKTMGVAFIEVNSETRKLVLSEKRAAVAERFQDLEVGQLVEGQVAAVKPYGLFIDLGGISGLLHQSAITNGSLRSIREVFDQGDRVSALITELDPGRGRIGLNTALLEGPPGELLIEKDKVMAEAADRASRAQSVLKQQEQSAG; the protein is encoded by the coding sequence ATGCCCGCAGCCGGCAGTCCGCAGCCCAACCGCCCCAAGGCACCAAAGCCGGCAGCGACCAAACCGCTGCAGGTCATGCAGATTAATCGCCGTGAAGAGCAGGAGCAGCTCGCACGGGAGGCAGCAGAAGCGCGCGCGGCAGCCGAGGCAGCGGCTGAAAAAGCACGAATCCTGGAGGAGCGGGCTGGTCTGGCCATGCCGCCAAAGCCGGCCCAACAAGACGGAAGAACGTCTCCCAGCACGGACGATGACGCCCGGTTCGACATGGGTGCCATGGAAGGCATGACCATGGCCGACTTGATGGGTGCGCCTGATCAGCAACCCAAGAAGGAGCAGCGCAATCAACCGCGCAGCGTTGATGATTTCGATTTCGATGAAGAAGCCTTCCTCGCCGCTCTGGACGAGAACGCTCCTGTGGGCACGACAGGGGAGGTGATCAAGGGCACGGTGATCGGTATCGAAAACGATGGCGTGTATGTCGATATCGGCGGGAAAGCTCCTGGCTACATGCCCAAGAGCGAGGCAGGGCTTGGCGTTGTGACCAACTTCCGGGAACGCTTCCCGAAAGGCCTGGAAGTGGAGGTTCTGGTGACCCGTGAGCAGAACGCTGATGGGATGGTCACAATCAGCTGCCGCGCCCTGGAGCTGCGCAAGAGCTGGGACCGGGTGAAGGAGATGGAGAAGCAGGGGAAAGTCGTTCAAGTCATTGTGAATGGCTTCAACCGCGGCGGTGTCACCTGCGATCTCGAAGGACTGCGCGGCTTTATCCCCCGCTCACAACTCCAGGACGGTGAGAACCATCAGGAGCTGGTGGGCAAGACCATGGGAGTGGCCTTCATCGAGGTCAATTCCGAGACACGCAAGCTGGTGCTATCCGAGAAACGTGCTGCCGTTGCTGAACGGTTCCAGGATTTGGAAGTGGGGCAATTGGTGGAAGGGCAGGTTGCAGCGGTCAAGCCCTATGGCCTGTTCATTGATCTCGGAGGCATCAGCGGTCTGTTGCATCAATCGGCAATCACCAATGGCAGCCTGCGCTCGATCCGTGAGGTTTTCGATCAGGGTGATCGGGTGTCGGCCCTGATCACAGAACTGGACCCGGGACGGGGACGCATCGGCCTCAACACAGCACTGCTGGAAGGCCCCCCCGGAGAGCTACTCATCGAAAAAGACAAAGTGATGGCTGAAGCAGCCGATCGCGCCAGCCGAGCACAAAGCGTTTTGAAACAGCAGGAGCAATCTGCCGGATGA
- a CDS encoding NAD(P)/FAD-dependent oxidoreductase yields MLRLSELKLPLDHGEEALREAVLKRLRIPPDQLLGQTLVKRSVDARRRDRIQLIYSVDVQVKGEAALLRRIGNKGRVRLAPDTRYWPVGDAPEGFPLNSVDRPVVVGAGPCGYFAALLLAQMGFQPLLLERGQSVKQRTLQTFGFWRGTSPFNPESNAQFGEGGAGTFSDGKLYSQVSDPEHYGRKVLEELVACGASEEILTLHRPHIGTFKLATVVRGLRARIEALGGEVRFDSRMTRLQLSASTGDKPHQLEGLVLADGTEIPCRHLVLAPGHSARDCFEMLEEIGVQLQRKPFSVGVRIEHPQHLIDAARWGEAAGHPRLGAAEYKLVHHAENGRCVYSFCMCPGGFVVGATSEEGRVVTNGMSQHSRNERNANSGLVVALEADDLAPFERFPGDPLAGIALQRELEERAFRLGGRSYAAPAQRLEDFLADRPSTRLGAIPASYQPGVHPADLNDLLPVPIVEALREALPAFARKLKGYDHPDAVLTGVETRTSSPVRIPRDDALESLNVRGLVPAGEGAGYAGGILSAGIDGIRAAEALAIQILGTGRQSR; encoded by the coding sequence ATGCTGCGCCTGAGTGAGTTGAAGCTGCCCCTGGATCATGGGGAGGAGGCCCTGCGGGAGGCGGTGCTCAAGCGCCTGCGGATTCCGCCGGATCAACTCCTAGGCCAGACCCTGGTGAAGCGCAGTGTCGATGCGCGTCGCCGCGATCGGATTCAGCTGATTTACAGCGTGGATGTGCAGGTGAAGGGTGAAGCTGCCTTGTTGCGGCGCATCGGCAATAAAGGACGCGTTCGTCTTGCACCGGATACTCGTTACTGGCCTGTCGGCGATGCCCCTGAGGGCTTCCCGTTGAATTCGGTTGATCGGCCGGTGGTGGTGGGCGCAGGCCCCTGCGGCTATTTCGCTGCCCTGCTCTTGGCGCAGATGGGTTTCCAGCCGCTGTTGCTGGAACGGGGGCAGTCGGTGAAGCAGCGCACCCTGCAGACCTTCGGCTTCTGGCGGGGAACCAGCCCCTTCAACCCGGAATCCAACGCCCAATTCGGTGAGGGAGGCGCTGGCACCTTTTCGGACGGCAAGCTTTACAGCCAGGTGAGCGATCCTGAGCACTACGGGCGCAAGGTGCTGGAGGAGCTGGTGGCTTGTGGCGCCAGCGAGGAGATCTTGACGCTGCATCGGCCCCATATCGGCACGTTCAAGCTCGCCACCGTGGTGCGCGGTCTACGGGCGCGCATTGAAGCCCTGGGAGGCGAGGTGCGGTTCGACAGTCGCATGACACGTCTCCAGCTCAGTGCCAGCACCGGTGACAAGCCGCATCAACTTGAGGGATTGGTGCTGGCGGATGGCACGGAGATCCCCTGCCGCCATCTGGTGTTGGCCCCGGGGCATTCGGCGCGGGACTGCTTTGAAATGCTGGAAGAGATCGGCGTGCAACTGCAGCGCAAACCGTTTTCGGTCGGCGTGCGGATTGAGCATCCACAGCACCTGATCGATGCAGCCCGATGGGGGGAGGCGGCCGGCCATCCTCGCCTCGGGGCCGCTGAGTACAAGTTGGTCCACCATGCAGAGAACGGACGCTGCGTCTACAGCTTCTGCATGTGTCCCGGTGGATTTGTCGTGGGTGCGACCTCAGAAGAGGGCAGGGTCGTGACCAACGGCATGAGCCAGCATTCCCGCAACGAACGCAACGCCAACAGTGGTTTGGTCGTGGCCTTGGAGGCAGACGACCTTGCACCGTTTGAACGTTTTCCCGGGGATCCGTTGGCGGGGATTGCCCTTCAACGTGAGCTCGAAGAGCGTGCCTTTCGACTGGGAGGCAGAAGCTATGCCGCGCCGGCACAGCGGCTGGAGGATTTCCTTGCTGACCGTCCGTCAACACGTCTTGGTGCTATCCCAGCGTCCTATCAACCGGGTGTGCATCCGGCCGACCTGAACGATCTGCTGCCGGTTCCCATTGTTGAGGCCTTGCGGGAGGCGCTGCCAGCCTTTGCCCGCAAGCTGAAGGGCTACGACCACCCCGATGCCGTACTGACGGGCGTCGAAACCCGCACGTCATCGCCCGTTCGCATACCCAGGGATGACGCGCTGGAATCGCTCAATGTGAGAGGGCTGGTGCCGGCGGGTGAGGGGGCGGGATACGCCGGTGGCATCCTTTCCGCAGGAATCGATGGCATTCGGGCCGCTGAAGCCCTAGCCATTCAAATCCTGGGGACCGGCCGCCAGTCCCGTTGA
- the ilvB gene encoding biosynthetic-type acetolactate synthase large subunit — MTLTSASSAVTGQQAGNGGQRMSGATALMDALRRHGVDTIFGYPGGAILPIYDALHIAESEGWVKHILVRHEQAGTHAADAYARATGKVGVCFGTSGPGATNLVTGIATAQMDSVPMVVITGQVPRPAIGTDAFQETDIFGITLPIVKHSWVVRDPADLASIVAQAFLIAASGRPGPVLIDVPKDVGQEMFDYVPVEPGSIVPQGFRKPQPPRDEPILSALELIMEAERPLLYVGGGAISAGAHDSLRVIAERFQIPVTSTLMGKGVFDENDSLSVGMLGMHGTAYANFAVTECDLLIAVGARFDDRVTGKLDTFAPRAQVIHFEIDPAEIGKTRRPEVAVLGDLGLSVARLVELSLQQQVQPRTAPWLARIAEWKQTYPLTVPPAEGPLYPQEVLLAVRDLAPNAIVTTDVGQHQMWAAQYLRNGPRGWISSAGLGTMGFGMPAAMGAQVACPDRQVVCIAGDASILMNIQELGTLAAYSLPVKVVIVNNHWQGMVRQWQESFYDERYSASDMLNGMPDFVALARSFGVDGVHIRERETLRVDLEAALKAPGPMLIDIHVRRGENCYPMVPPGKSNAEMVGLPAPMPVLNATTP, encoded by the coding sequence GTGACTCTCACCTCCGCGTCCTCGGCCGTCACTGGGCAGCAGGCCGGTAACGGTGGGCAGAGAATGTCCGGGGCCACAGCCCTTATGGATGCACTGCGACGTCACGGCGTCGACACGATCTTCGGCTACCCCGGCGGGGCGATTCTTCCCATTTACGACGCTCTCCATATCGCCGAGAGCGAGGGGTGGGTCAAGCACATCCTGGTGCGACATGAGCAGGCTGGAACCCATGCTGCCGATGCCTATGCCCGCGCCACCGGCAAGGTGGGCGTTTGCTTTGGCACATCCGGTCCCGGTGCCACCAACTTGGTGACTGGCATCGCCACCGCCCAGATGGACTCGGTGCCCATGGTGGTGATCACCGGTCAGGTGCCCCGTCCGGCGATCGGCACCGATGCCTTCCAGGAGACCGACATCTTTGGCATCACCCTGCCGATCGTGAAGCATTCCTGGGTGGTGCGGGATCCAGCCGATCTTGCGTCCATCGTTGCCCAGGCCTTTCTGATCGCAGCGAGTGGTCGTCCGGGTCCGGTCCTGATCGACGTCCCGAAGGATGTCGGTCAGGAGATGTTCGACTATGTGCCCGTTGAGCCTGGGTCGATTGTTCCCCAGGGCTTTCGCAAGCCGCAGCCACCGCGGGATGAGCCGATCCTGTCAGCTCTTGAGCTGATCATGGAGGCGGAGCGCCCCCTGCTGTACGTGGGGGGTGGTGCGATCTCTGCTGGTGCTCACGACAGCCTTCGCGTCATCGCAGAGCGCTTCCAGATCCCCGTAACCAGCACCTTGATGGGCAAGGGTGTCTTCGATGAGAACGACTCCTTATCCGTAGGGATGCTCGGAATGCACGGTACGGCCTACGCCAATTTCGCCGTCACCGAATGCGATCTTCTGATTGCCGTCGGCGCCCGCTTTGATGATCGGGTCACCGGCAAGCTCGATACCTTTGCCCCTCGGGCCCAGGTGATCCACTTTGAGATTGATCCGGCTGAGATTGGCAAGACCCGTCGTCCTGAGGTGGCGGTGCTGGGTGATCTGGGCCTGAGCGTGGCGCGGTTGGTGGAGCTGAGCCTGCAACAGCAGGTGCAACCACGCACCGCTCCCTGGCTTGCGCGCATTGCCGAGTGGAAACAGACCTATCCACTCACCGTTCCTCCTGCGGAGGGTCCCCTGTATCCCCAGGAGGTGCTGCTGGCTGTTCGCGACCTGGCTCCAAATGCCATCGTCACCACGGATGTGGGGCAGCATCAGATGTGGGCCGCCCAGTACCTACGCAATGGTCCCCGCGGCTGGATCAGCAGTGCTGGTCTCGGCACCATGGGTTTCGGCATGCCGGCCGCGATGGGCGCCCAGGTGGCTTGCCCCGATCGTCAAGTGGTGTGCATTGCCGGTGACGCCAGCATCCTGATGAACATTCAGGAGCTGGGAACACTGGCGGCCTACAGCCTCCCGGTGAAGGTGGTGATCGTCAACAACCATTGGCAGGGCATGGTGCGCCAATGGCAGGAGAGTTTCTACGACGAGCGCTATTCAGCTTCCGACATGCTCAATGGCATGCCGGACTTCGTTGCTCTCGCCCGCTCTTTCGGTGTGGACGGTGTGCACATCCGCGAGCGGGAGACCTTGCGCGTTGACCTGGAGGCCGCTTTGAAGGCCCCCGGCCCGATGCTGATTGATATCCATGTGCGCCGCGGTGAGAACTGTTATCCGATGGTTCCCCCCGGCAAAAGCAATGCTGAAATGGTGGGCCTCCCGGCCCCTATGCCGGTTCTCAATGCCACGACCCCTTGA
- a CDS encoding nuclease, which translates to MIRLVLTGLLLLLWAVPVQAAEVLQVRSSSLLQVGDHNRTYTVSLACTSVDLSHEAEATAWLRKELPRRRRVNLRPVGSSEGQLMARVTPIGAERDLSSGLIAAGLAVNSCGVDG; encoded by the coding sequence TTGATTCGACTTGTCTTAACCGGATTGCTGCTGCTGCTTTGGGCAGTTCCGGTTCAGGCCGCTGAGGTGCTTCAGGTGCGCAGCAGCTCCCTGCTTCAGGTCGGCGATCACAACCGCACCTACACCGTTTCCCTGGCCTGCACATCCGTTGATCTGAGCCACGAAGCCGAAGCGACCGCCTGGTTGCGTAAAGAACTGCCGCGCCGGCGCAGGGTCAATCTCCGACCGGTCGGTTCCAGCGAGGGTCAGCTCATGGCTCGGGTGACGCCAATCGGTGCCGAGCGTGACCTCAGCAGTGGCTTGATTGCCGCAGGTTTGGCTGTCAACAGCTGTGGGGTCGATGGCTGA
- a CDS encoding GIVxVP protein, with amino-acid sequence MADNRVARGIVLVPCLLLGGAFLATAVWGQGAAAENRPLAIGLGVGLLLAGWLSQLGGGSETSVTKPDDSDPSP; translated from the coding sequence ATGGCTGATAACAGAGTCGCCCGAGGCATTGTGCTGGTGCCTTGCCTTCTGTTGGGCGGTGCTTTTCTGGCAACGGCCGTGTGGGGTCAGGGAGCCGCCGCCGAAAATCGCCCCCTGGCCATCGGACTCGGCGTTGGCTTGCTATTGGCCGGTTGGTTGTCCCAGTTGGGAGGCGGGTCTGAGACCTCTGTGACAAAACCAGACGACTCCGATCCCTCTCCCTAA
- a CDS encoding amino acid ABC transporter substrate-binding protein produces the protein MSKPEWRCWPWLSWSVVAATLIGCQSMVASGFSRPRLAVLLPMGHRDAALRQDFLQGFRLGQSSVEACGESFPPVAWHGLNSGEAPEAQLMPSSELKLLVAPPSADLRTFAALAVERDLTVLLPFQRGQSLDTLRGLEGRERLWPLVPSQQEDLKAMVAAAMEAGWGRAMVVEAPSALESTSSKGFVELFQAAGGIVESYEAEPVQRVDPSNDRRLQRFKDDMAWSWVPTVVVADAPDGPLSQQLRAEQQQGRFGGGAPRTPNWIWLTEAEGLQDAPEVPWQQLGLQHPARGDAWSDFQENFQQHTGTAPSLLAGAGFDTARLLALADAAPLQLSDDGTNDAMGWLDPDQEAVPICEAFDQRRRGERLRLQAVASDSRFRAGQAPSGQAIAGLIE, from the coding sequence ATGTCGAAGCCTGAGTGGCGATGCTGGCCTTGGCTGTCATGGTCTGTTGTTGCAGCGACGTTGATTGGCTGCCAATCCATGGTCGCCAGTGGCTTCAGTCGCCCACGGCTGGCGGTGCTGCTGCCGATGGGCCATCGCGATGCTGCATTGCGGCAGGACTTCTTGCAGGGCTTTCGTCTCGGCCAGTCTTCGGTGGAGGCCTGTGGTGAGTCTTTCCCCCCGGTGGCCTGGCATGGACTGAACTCCGGCGAGGCGCCTGAGGCGCAGTTGATGCCTTCCAGCGAACTCAAGCTGCTGGTGGCACCCCCATCCGCGGATTTGCGGACCTTTGCTGCTTTGGCGGTTGAGCGGGATCTCACCGTGCTGTTGCCCTTTCAGCGGGGGCAGTCTCTGGACACCTTGCGTGGCCTCGAAGGCCGTGAACGGCTCTGGCCGCTGGTTCCCTCCCAACAGGAGGATCTGAAAGCGATGGTGGCGGCGGCGATGGAGGCCGGCTGGGGACGGGCCATGGTGGTGGAGGCCCCGTCAGCCCTGGAGTCCACAAGCTCCAAGGGTTTTGTCGAACTGTTCCAGGCCGCTGGCGGCATTGTTGAGAGCTACGAAGCCGAGCCGGTTCAGCGGGTGGATCCCAGCAACGACCGGCGTCTGCAACGGTTCAAGGACGACATGGCTTGGTCGTGGGTGCCCACTGTTGTGGTGGCTGATGCCCCCGATGGCCCTCTCTCGCAACAGCTGCGGGCTGAGCAGCAGCAGGGACGCTTCGGTGGTGGGGCACCGCGAACGCCGAACTGGATCTGGCTCACTGAGGCTGAAGGTCTGCAGGATGCTCCCGAGGTTCCTTGGCAACAGCTTGGCCTGCAGCACCCAGCGCGTGGGGACGCCTGGTCTGACTTCCAGGAGAATTTCCAGCAGCACACCGGCACGGCTCCCTCTCTGCTCGCCGGTGCCGGCTTCGATACGGCGAGGCTGTTGGCTCTGGCGGATGCAGCACCGCTGCAGCTGTCCGATGATGGAACCAACGATGCCATGGGTTGGCTCGATCCCGATCAGGAGGCAGTCCCGATTTGCGAGGCCTTCGATCAGCGGCGCCGCGGTGAGCGCCTGCGTCTTCAGGCAGTTGCCAGTGATTCCCGATTTCGTGCCGGCCAGGCTCCGTCAGGTCAGGCCATTGCCGGTCTGATCGAATGA
- the pgeF gene encoding peptidoglycan editing factor PgeF → MHDGPFDRPDSSFNTLKNWTWIGCYGGYYLQSDLLHEHGFEHGFFTRRWQGRGPDQLAGYISAGISVHRPQQVHSGIVLKASEARQDPWPEADGLVSDRGGQSLWVCGADCTPVLIADPGTGHAAACHAGWRGVAAGILMSALDQLLELGARREDLVIALGPAVSGKRYQVGEDVVEAITAAIPRDADLQESEALLPDEQPGRHRLDIRAAARVQLQSAGIAGERIAHCPLCTVSEPELFHSWRRDQVKAVQWSGIVAQAPT, encoded by the coding sequence ATGCACGACGGGCCTTTTGATCGACCAGACAGCAGCTTCAACACGTTGAAGAACTGGACCTGGATCGGTTGTTACGGGGGCTACTACCTCCAGAGCGATCTGCTGCACGAGCACGGCTTTGAGCACGGCTTCTTCACCCGGCGCTGGCAGGGCCGCGGACCCGACCAACTGGCGGGCTACATCAGTGCGGGCATCAGCGTCCATCGTCCCCAGCAGGTCCATAGCGGAATCGTTCTGAAGGCCAGCGAAGCTCGTCAGGATCCCTGGCCCGAGGCCGACGGCCTGGTGAGTGATCGCGGAGGCCAGAGCCTCTGGGTGTGCGGTGCGGACTGCACGCCAGTTCTGATTGCCGATCCCGGCACCGGGCATGCCGCTGCCTGTCATGCCGGCTGGCGTGGGGTGGCCGCTGGAATCCTGATGTCGGCCCTCGATCAGCTGTTGGAGCTGGGAGCCCGTCGAGAGGATCTGGTCATTGCCCTGGGCCCTGCCGTGAGCGGCAAGCGCTATCAGGTGGGAGAAGACGTGGTGGAGGCCATCACTGCCGCGATTCCAAGGGATGCTGATCTCCAGGAGAGCGAAGCCCTCCTGCCGGATGAGCAGCCTGGAAGGCATCGCCTGGACATCCGCGCCGCTGCCAGGGTGCAACTCCAGAGCGCAGGAATCGCCGGCGAACGGATCGCCCACTGCCCGCTCTGCACCGTCAGTGAACCCGAGCTGTTCCATTCCTGGCGACGGGATCAGGTAAAAGCCGTGCAATGGAGCGGAATCGTGGCGCAAGCCCCAACCTGA
- a CDS encoding Tab2/Atab2 family RNA-binding protein, which translates to MSTAALTAAEDWELDFYSRPILEADGRKRWELLITSTPAVSGDAPFRFAKVCPSGEVNSLWLSQALAEAKEASASGGWGSPVRLRCWRSSMRTMVQRAATEQDLEVIASRRTFALLDWLQQREREVYPQDEGFMAGPLAPPPAPVTTPPVPLPEEVQGDAWSWAALPASLLLEASEWPMSFSGLLPVPDGIDPDASVPGLRLFSQSRSLAMAGWLGGLEPVRMVVEDRQLVLEAGQDDRWLVSDLESGVATEIAEALMTSQQQVRGLQFIAIQASPEEQTFGGFWMLRDIPMA; encoded by the coding sequence ATGAGCACTGCTGCCCTGACAGCCGCTGAGGACTGGGAACTTGACTTCTATTCCCGACCGATCCTGGAGGCCGATGGCCGAAAGCGCTGGGAACTTCTGATCACCTCCACTCCTGCTGTGAGCGGCGACGCACCGTTTCGCTTCGCCAAGGTTTGTCCCTCCGGTGAGGTGAATTCACTGTGGTTAAGCCAAGCCCTAGCAGAAGCCAAGGAGGCGTCCGCCAGTGGGGGCTGGGGATCCCCCGTACGCCTGCGTTGCTGGCGCAGTTCAATGCGAACGATGGTGCAACGGGCCGCCACCGAACAAGATCTTGAAGTAATCGCAAGTCGCCGCACCTTCGCCCTGCTCGATTGGCTCCAGCAGCGCGAAAGGGAGGTGTACCCACAGGACGAGGGGTTCATGGCAGGACCACTCGCCCCCCCGCCGGCTCCCGTTACGACTCCACCGGTGCCCCTGCCGGAAGAGGTTCAAGGAGATGCCTGGAGCTGGGCCGCCTTGCCGGCGAGCCTGCTGCTGGAGGCATCGGAATGGCCAATGAGTTTCAGCGGGCTTCTGCCGGTGCCCGATGGCATCGATCCCGATGCTTCCGTCCCGGGTTTACGCCTGTTCAGCCAAAGTCGATCTCTGGCCATGGCGGGCTGGTTGGGGGGTCTCGAACCGGTGCGCATGGTCGTTGAAGACCGGCAGCTGGTGCTGGAAGCCGGTCAGGACGACCGCTGGCTGGTGAGTGACCTCGAATCGGGTGTTGCCACTGAAATCGCCGAAGCACTCATGACCTCACAACAGCAGGTGCGCGGCCTGCAATTCATCGCCATCCAGGCCAGCCCCGAGGAGCAGACCTTTGGCGGCTTCTGGATGCTGCGGGACATCCCGATGGCCTGA
- the hemH gene encoding ferrochelatase, with translation MSRVGVVLLNLGGPERIQDVGPFLYNLFADPEIIRLPSPALQKPLAWLISTLRSGKSQEAYRSIGGGSPLRRITEQQARELQSMLRQRGIDATSYVAMRYWHPFTESAVADIKADGMDEVVVLPLYPHFSISTSGSSFRELQRLRQADPSFEKLPIRCIRSWFDHPGYVKAMAELIAEEVRNSDDPGKAHVFFSAHGVPKSYVEEAGDPYQKEIEACTGLIMKELSVQMGHDNPFTLAYQSRVGPVEWLKPYTEEALEELGKAKTNDLVVVPISFVSEHIETLEEIDIEYRELATEAGVVNFRRVRALDTYVPFIEGLADLVATSLKGPEVSLDAAAELPTKVKLYPQEKWEWGWNNSSEVWNGRLAMVGFSAFLLELISGQGPLHALGLL, from the coding sequence ATGTCTCGCGTCGGTGTCGTCCTGTTGAACTTGGGTGGCCCGGAGCGTATCCAGGATGTTGGGCCTTTCCTCTACAACCTGTTCGCCGATCCTGAGATCATTCGGCTGCCTAGCCCGGCGCTGCAGAAGCCACTGGCCTGGTTGATCAGCACCCTGCGCAGTGGCAAGTCGCAGGAGGCCTATCGCTCCATCGGTGGCGGATCACCGCTGCGCCGGATCACAGAGCAGCAGGCCCGAGAACTTCAGAGCATGTTGCGGCAGCGCGGTATCGATGCCACCAGCTATGTGGCCATGCGCTACTGGCACCCGTTCACGGAATCCGCTGTAGCGGACATCAAGGCTGACGGCATGGATGAGGTGGTGGTGCTCCCCCTCTATCCCCACTTCTCGATCAGCACGAGTGGCTCCAGTTTCCGTGAGCTGCAGCGCCTGCGCCAGGCAGATCCCTCCTTTGAGAAGCTGCCGATTCGCTGCATCCGCAGTTGGTTCGATCACCCGGGCTATGTGAAAGCTATGGCCGAGCTGATCGCTGAAGAAGTCCGCAATAGCGATGATCCCGGCAAAGCCCATGTGTTCTTCAGCGCCCACGGTGTGCCGAAGAGCTACGTGGAAGAGGCTGGCGACCCCTATCAAAAAGAGATCGAAGCCTGCACGGGTTTGATCATGAAGGAACTGTCCGTTCAGATGGGCCACGACAACCCCTTCACCCTGGCCTATCAAAGCCGTGTGGGCCCGGTTGAATGGCTGAAGCCCTACACGGAGGAGGCGCTTGAAGAATTAGGCAAAGCCAAGACCAATGATCTCGTGGTGGTGCCGATCAGCTTCGTCAGCGAACACATCGAGACGCTCGAGGAAATCGATATCGAATACCGGGAGTTGGCCACTGAAGCTGGTGTGGTGAATTTCCGCCGCGTGCGGGCTCTCGATACCTATGTTCCCTTCATCGAAGGGCTGGCTGATCTCGTGGCGACCAGCCTGAAGGGTCCTGAAGTGAGCCTGGATGCGGCGGCGGAACTGCCCACCAAGGTGAAGCTGTATCCCCAGGAGAAGTGGGAATGGGGTTGGAACAACAGTTCAGAAGTCTGGAACGGCCGTCTGGCAATGGTTGGTTTTTCGGCTTTTCTGCTCGAGTTGATCAGTGGTCAAGGGCCGCTTCATGCCCTCGGATTGCTCTGA